The following DNA comes from Halarsenatibacter silvermanii.
CCTGGATGTTCTGTCTTCGGGAATTTAATTTTATCAGGTCATCGGCCAGCGACTTCGCTTCTTCCCTATCCCGGATAAGAAGAAGTTCTAAAGCCGGATCGGGTTTTTCCAGTCTGCCAGCTGCATTGAAAGGAGGGGCCAGAATGAAGCCGATCTGTCCGGCCGAAATTTCTTCCTCGCGGTCGAGTCCAACTTTTTCTTTGATGATTTCCAGACCGGGCCGTCCTCCCCGGGCAATCATCTCTAGACCGAGGCCGGCAAGCAGGCGATTTTCAGAGCGCAGGGGAACCAGATCAGCTATGGTTCCCAGAGCAACAAGATCCAGTTTTGATTCCAGATATTCATTCACCTGCTCATCTTTGAGACTCTGTTCCAGAGCCTGACATAATTTAAAAGCCAGACCGACTCCGGCCAGATTAAGCTCCTCATCCTTATCGGTGAAAAAAGGACTTATAATCGCTGAAGCCTCAGGCAGCTTCTCGGACGGTCTGTGATGATCTATAATTAATGTGTCTATATCAAACTCGCGCAGATATTCAACTTCGGATACAGCGGATATACCGCAATCTACCGCCACCAGAAGGTCGTAATTTTCGGGCCCGAGCTTTTTTAAAGTTTCGCGATTGATGCCATAACCATCCTCAAATCTATCGGGCAGATAATAAGAAACATCCAGCTGTAAACGCTCGCGAAAATATTCTATCAACAGCGCAGACGAAGTTATGCCGTCGACATCATAATCGCCGTAAACCAGAACTCTGCTATTTTCAGAAGCAGCTTTTAAAAGCTTTTCTACAGCGCTCATCATGCCCTCAAACAGGCCGGGATCTAAAGAGTCAACGAGTTTTAAATCACCGGCAGGAGAAATTTCATGCTCCGAAATCTCACGCCTTTTTAGAATCTGATCGACGATTTTATTTTCTTCGATCGATGGGTTTTTTAGCCGCCAGACTTTCTCCATATTTTTTCAGATCACTCCACAAAATACTTATTCTCGAACCGTTAACCATTTAATCTGTTGATAAATACTCAAAATCTTCCCGACCTGAAAATAGAAATAACCAGCCAGAGCCCCAGGATTCCGGCCGCTGAGAAACCGGCAAGTCCGAATATAGGGATGTTATAGATAAAGGGGGGAATTCCAGCCTGGATTATCAGAGAGGAGCCGATAATTAAAGAGGAAATGATCATGCTTATGGAAAGACGGTTGGAAGCTAAATCTAACTTTTTTTCCAGCTCTTCCAGATTTTCGTGCTTGAAGATTATCGATAGTTCACCCATCTTCAGTTTTTCCAGAACTGTGGATAGATCAGCAGGCATCCCTTTCAAATTTCTATAGAATCGCCATACTCCAATTCCAAATTTTTTGAGAAGGTTGTCGGGACTCAGCCGGTCTTTGAGTATTTTTTTTATAAATTTTTCCCCAAAAGTAACTATATTGAATTCGGGATCCAGGGTAGAACCAACCCCTTCACTGACGCTGAGAGCTCTAAAAAGAAGGAAGAATTCCTGAGGAAGTTTTATATGATGTCTGAAAACGATGTGCTGCAGCTCCTGAAAAAGAACTTTAAAATTAATATCTTCCAGCCGGCGGTTATAATAACTATAGATGAAATCCTCGATGTCTATTTTGAGTTTTCTTTTCTTCAAATTCTCAGGAACTTCACCGATTTCCAGAATTATATCGGTTATGACTTCTACATTTCTTCTCAGCAGGGCGGCAAAAAGCAGCGCAAATCTGTCGCGATCGCTGCTGCTGATCTGACCCATCAGACCAAAATCAATATAGGCAAGGGTATCATCATTAACTACGATCAAATTTCCCGGATGAGGATCGGCATGGAAGAAACCATCTATCATCACCTGCTTCAAAAGAGATTCCGCCCCAACTCTGGCCAGCTCGCTGGCATTGACCGATTTTCTGTCATCCGGCTCAAATTCGCTCAGTTTTCGCCCCTCTATTTCTTCCATTACCAGAACGCGCCTGCTGGAATACTCCTCATAAACCTCGGGAGAGGTAACCTGATCTTCATGAGAAAAGTTGTCCCGAAATCTTTTGATATTATAAAGTTCGCGCATAAAATCGAGTTCTTTGAACAGGCTCTCCTTGAACTCTTCCACGATTCCCTCGACATCTATGAAGTCAGGAAGAACTTTTCTTTCGGCAGCCATTTCCGCCAGGTTTTCTATGATTTCCAGATCTGTCCTGATCTTTTCCCTGATCCCGGGCCTCTGTATCTTCATTACCACAGATTCACCGGAATGCAGAACAGCCCTGTGGATCTGAGCTATGGAAGCCCCTGCCTGTGCCTCTCTTTCCACCCGGGAAAAAATTTCATCACATCTATCGCCCAGCTCCTCTTCCAGCAGGGGCTTGATCTCTTCATAATCTACAGGAGGAACATCATCCTGTAATCTGCGAAATTCCTGGATATATTCAGGAGGTAATATATCCGGCCTGGTGCTCAAAAGCTGTCCCAGTTTTACATACGTGGGTCCTAATTCCTCAAGAACTACCCGCAGCCGTTTGGGGAGGGATGATTTATCGATATCATCCCTCTCTTCACCCAACCTCTTTTTTATGGGAGCAAAGCTCCAGAGATCAAAATAATCAAGCAGAAACCCCAGACCGTTCTTTATAAAAATACGGCTGATTTCACGATATCGCTGGAAATGCTCATATTTTTTCTTAACGTTAAAATCCATCATTTTACCTCCGGCTCCAGAAAGACTGCAGACAGAATTGTTTCAAAAAACCTGAGGTTATTCCGACTGCTGAAGATCATCCATTTCGCTGCGGAGACTGGCGAGATTTTTTCTTATCTCCTCCAGCTCTTCTTCCAGTTCTTCAATCTGCCTGCCGCGGGCAAGGCCCATCTCTTCAATCTTTTCCTCGAAGAACTCATCGAGGTCTTCGCGTGTGCTTTCTTCCTTATCATGAAGCTTTTCTCTCCATCTTTCCAGAACCTCTTCACCCTGCTGTCTGGTCAGTTCATCATCTTCAACCATATCTTCAATCAACTCTTCAACTCTCTCTTTGGTTAGATCGATCGTTCCCAATCCCTTCAAGATAATATTTTCCAGCAGATCGGACATAGATTCCACCTCCTGAATTGTTTTTGTTTTTTTTAGTCAGCGCCATTCTTTAAGCTTTGCCGGTAGAAGCAGACTTAGAGGAAGACTTTAAATCCCAGCTGACGAGCAGAGGACTGGCCACAAATATCGAGGAATATGTCCCGGCGGCCATCCCTATAAAAAGTGCCAGCATGAAAGTCTGTATCGCTGCTCCCCCAAATAGATAAATAGCCAGTATAGCTACCAGAGTGGTCATAGAGGTATTTATAGAGCGGGGCAGAGTTTCTACCACAGCCCTATTGGCCTGCTTTATGAAGCTGTCCCTGCGATAAAGTTTCATGTTCTCTCTGATCCTATCAAATATTACAATAGTGTCGTTCAAAGAGTAACCTACAATCGTGAGAAGTGCAGCTATAAAAGCAGTATTTATCTCTCTTTGCAGCAGTGCGAAAACACCGACCGTTAAAATTACATCGTGAGTAAGAGTAGCCAGAGAAACGACTGCGAATTTAAATTCAAAACGGAAACTGATATAGGCCACAATACCAACCGCGGCAACTAATAGGGCCAGTAAGGCCTGCGTTCTCAGCTCCTGACCGATGGTTGGTCCTACCATCTCAGTCCTGAGAACTTCTGTTCCGGCAAACTCCTGCTCAATAGCTTCATTCACAGAGGTAATCTCTTCCGGACTCAATTCACCCGTCCTGATCATAACTCCCTGGAATTCCTCTTCAGTAACATCCTGCATGGCAGCCTCTTCAGCAATGTTCATTTCGAGGGGGGCTAGAGCCTCTCTTACCTCTTCATTGGTTACATTTTCTTCAAAACTGTATTCCAGTATCGTACCGCCGGCAAAATCCAGGCCCAGATTAAGGCCGTTGACCAGCAAAAATAACAGAGAGGCCGCAATAATTATGGCGGAAATTACAAACCATATTTTTCTTTTTCCCATCAAATCAAGGTTTTCGCTGAAATTATACATTTTCCTGCCCCCTCACACCAAATGATCCTGAAAGTCTAAATGCTCTGGTTCCGGCAAAAAGATCCATGAAAGTCTTCGTGACGAAAAAAGCTGTGAACATGCTCAAAAGAATCCCGATACCCAGCGTCACGGCGAATCCTCTTACCGCACCGGTGGTAAAGTAAGCCAGAATAAGCGCGGTAATCATGGTGGTGACATTGGCGTCAACTATTGTGAGATACGCTCTCTTAAAACCGGAATTGATAGAGGTCTTCAAGGGTTTGCCATTTCTCAATTCATCCTGGATGCGCTCAAAAATAATTATATTGGCATCGACAGCCATACCAATAGATAATATCAGCCCTGCAATACCCGGCAGCGTCAGCGTAGCCTGGAGACCGGCCAGCACACCCATAAACAAAACCCCGTATATTAAGAGTGTGGCAGCAGCTATAATCCCCGGAAATCTGTAGTAGAAAACCATATAGATTCCTACGAGCAGAAGCCCTATCAGGCCGGCTCTTAAACTCTGCTGTAAAGCGATGGCTCCCAGGGTTGGCCCAACCGTACGGTTCTCTATAACTTCAACGTCCACCGGCAAAGCGCCCTCCCGAATCAATATAGCATGCTCTTCAGCTTCTTCTACGCTGGCATACCCGGTTATTTGACCCTGATCCCTGATAACTGATTGAACTGTAGGATTGGTTAACTGTTCATCATCAAGATATATTCCTATCGGCTCACCCATGTACATCCTGGTGATCTCCTCGAATGTCTGTGCTCCGCTGCCGGTCATTTCAAAGGAAACAACAGGGCGATTGTTCTGATCATAACTCGCCCGGGCATCGGCTATCTCGTCGCCCGTCATCAAAACATCTCCTGCCTGGTTGCGGATGGTCAGCATCGCCGTCTGTCCGATAGTCTCGATGGCATCATCAGGATTATCGACCGCCGGCAGCTCGATGATAACTCTATCCTGCCCCTGTCTTTGAACGACAGGCTCTGTAAGTCCCATTTCGTCGACTCTTCTCTCGATTATATTGACAATTCCCCTCATTACCTCATCATCAACTTCTCTGCCTTCTGTCTCCTGCGCTTCCATAACTACATGTGCTCCCCCGGCCAGATCCAGGCCGAGATTGATCCCATAATTAAAGTAAAGAAATACACCGAAGGCCACAACTATAACCAGAAAAGCAGCCTTCAGCTTCCTCTTTCTCTTGTACCTCATTTTTTATCCTCCCACACAGTTTTTAACCGGATCAGCTAGAATTCGCAGCTGAATTATTTTTTTCTTCCAGAGAATACTCGGCATGATCAACAAGTCTCATCTCATTCAGAGGCCAGAATACCCACAGGGCCCTGCCGTGAATTTTATCTCTGTCCACATATCCGACCAGATTGGGAAAACGGCTGTCGGCGCTGTGATTTCGGTTGTCTCCCAGAACAAAATAGCTATTTTCGGGCACTTCAAATGGCCCGGTTTCTCCAACTTCCCTCATCTCTTCTCTGATGTATTCCTCTTCAATTGGCTCACCGTTGACATAAACCTGATCATCCTGTATATAGACGGTATCTCCAGGCACACCTATAATTCGCTTGATGTAGCGGTTATCTTCATCTTCGCCCGGAGTAAAAACCACAATTTCTCCCCTGTCAGGTTCACTGAAGCGGTACACCAATTTATTTACTATCAGCCGCTCCCCATGCTGCAGCGTTTCTTCCATAGAGCTACCCTCAACCACAAAGGATTGAGCCACGAAAGTAATTATCAAAAACGCCAGAACGGCAGCTATTGCCAGGGATTGGACAATTTCTATCAAATCTCTTTTATCCACCGGCAAATTACCTCCCTTTGTTTAACATTTAACAGCTTAAGATGATTATTCTCCCTCAATTTCACCCGCTTTGTCCTCAGCCTCTTCTTCCTCCAGACGGCTTATGGAATTCTTCATCAAATCGATATCGACATCAGTAGATATTCTCAGCCTCACACTTTCATCTCTAATTTTGATGATTTTCCCCTTGATTCCGCCGGCGGTTACCACTTTGTCACCGACCTGTAAATCCTGCAGCATCTGCTGATGCTGTTTCTGCTGCTTTTTTTGTGGTCTGATCAGAAAGAACCAAAAAACACCGAAAATTAGAACCCAGGGTAAAAGTGAAACGAGTATTTCCATTTTTGAGTTTCCTCCTTCGGTCACTTCTTATTTTAAATTTAATTATAAAGAGACGTTTAACACCAGGGCTGGAGCGATTTTATTCGTATCTTCTTGTTATCAGTTGATAGATATCGTATAAGACCACTATCATGACAATAGTGGCTGGAAGATATGAAGCAAAGTGATACTCGAAATTTTTCGAGACTCAGGTTAAGTCCATGGCCAAAAAATAGTGTCCCCGGCTCAGGATGTGCCGGGCTG
Coding sequences within:
- a CDS encoding ABC1 kinase family protein; translated protein: MDFNVKKKYEHFQRYREISRIFIKNGLGFLLDYFDLWSFAPIKKRLGEERDDIDKSSLPKRLRVVLEELGPTYVKLGQLLSTRPDILPPEYIQEFRRLQDDVPPVDYEEIKPLLEEELGDRCDEIFSRVEREAQAGASIAQIHRAVLHSGESVVMKIQRPGIREKIRTDLEIIENLAEMAAERKVLPDFIDVEGIVEEFKESLFKELDFMRELYNIKRFRDNFSHEDQVTSPEVYEEYSSRRVLVMEEIEGRKLSEFEPDDRKSVNASELARVGAESLLKQVMIDGFFHADPHPGNLIVVNDDTLAYIDFGLMGQISSSDRDRFALLFAALLRRNVEVITDIILEIGEVPENLKKRKLKIDIEDFIYSYYNRRLEDINFKVLFQELQHIVFRHHIKLPQEFFLLFRALSVSEGVGSTLDPEFNIVTFGEKFIKKILKDRLSPDNLLKKFGIGVWRFYRNLKGMPADLSTVLEKLKMGELSIIFKHENLEELEKKLDLASNRLSISMIISSLIIGSSLIIQAGIPPFIYNIPIFGLAGFSAAGILGLWLVISIFRSGRF
- the yajC gene encoding preprotein translocase subunit YajC; translated protein: MEILVSLLPWVLIFGVFWFFLIRPQKKQQKQHQQMLQDLQVGDKVVTAGGIKGKIIKIRDESVRLRISTDVDIDLMKNSISRLEEEEAEDKAGEIEGE
- the secD gene encoding protein translocase subunit SecD, which produces MRYKRKRKLKAAFLVIVVAFGVFLYFNYGINLGLDLAGGAHVVMEAQETEGREVDDEVMRGIVNIIERRVDEMGLTEPVVQRQGQDRVIIELPAVDNPDDAIETIGQTAMLTIRNQAGDVLMTGDEIADARASYDQNNRPVVSFEMTGSGAQTFEEITRMYMGEPIGIYLDDEQLTNPTVQSVIRDQGQITGYASVEEAEEHAILIREGALPVDVEVIENRTVGPTLGAIALQQSLRAGLIGLLLVGIYMVFYYRFPGIIAAATLLIYGVLFMGVLAGLQATLTLPGIAGLILSIGMAVDANIIIFERIQDELRNGKPLKTSINSGFKRAYLTIVDANVTTMITALILAYFTTGAVRGFAVTLGIGILLSMFTAFFVTKTFMDLFAGTRAFRLSGSFGVRGQENV
- the secF gene encoding protein translocase subunit SecF; its protein translation is MYNFSENLDLMGKRKIWFVISAIIIAASLLFLLVNGLNLGLDFAGGTILEYSFEENVTNEEVREALAPLEMNIAEEAAMQDVTEEEFQGVMIRTGELSPEEITSVNEAIEQEFAGTEVLRTEMVGPTIGQELRTQALLALLVAAVGIVAYISFRFEFKFAVVSLATLTHDVILTVGVFALLQREINTAFIAALLTIVGYSLNDTIVIFDRIRENMKLYRRDSFIKQANRAVVETLPRSINTSMTTLVAILAIYLFGGAAIQTFMLALFIGMAAGTYSSIFVASPLLVSWDLKSSSKSASTGKA
- the lepB gene encoding signal peptidase I, producing MDKRDLIEIVQSLAIAAVLAFLIITFVAQSFVVEGSSMEETLQHGERLIVNKLVYRFSEPDRGEIVVFTPGEDEDNRYIKRIIGVPGDTVYIQDDQVYVNGEPIEEEYIREEMREVGETGPFEVPENSYFVLGDNRNHSADSRFPNLVGYVDRDKIHGRALWVFWPLNEMRLVDHAEYSLEEKNNSAANSS